The Litorilinea aerophila genome contains the following window.
TCCTTAAAAGTCTTCCCCTCCTCCGCGTCATCCGGATTGGGCACGGTGAAGAGCCGGTCGTAGAGGCGCACCTCGGCGGGCAGGGCATGGCGCGCGGAGACCCAGTGGATGGTCCCCCGGACCCGGCGGCCGTCGGGCGTGGAGCCGCCCCGGGTGTCGGGGTCGTAGGTGCAGTGGAGCTCCACCACCTGGCCGGTTTCGGGATCCTTCACCACGTCCACGCACTTGATGATGTAGGCGTAGCGCAGGCGCACTTCCCGCCCCGGCGCCAGCCGGTAGAAGCCCTTGGGCGGATCCTCCATGAAGTCATCCTGCTCGATGTAGAGTTCCCGGCAGAAGGGGACGGGGCGGGAGCCCTCTTTGGGCACGTCGTGGGGCCAGTAGGAGGCCTCCAGCTCCTCCACCTGATCCTCCGGATAGTTGAGGATCACCACCTTGAGGGGGCGGAGGACGCACATGACCCGGGGCGCGCGGTAGTTGAGGTCGTCCCGAATGCAATGTTCCAGCAGGCTGATGTCCACCCGGCTGTTGGTGCGGGCCACGCCGATGCGGTCGCAGAAAGTGCGGATGGCCTCGGGCGTGACGCCCCGGCGGCGCATGCCGGCCAGGGTGGGCATGCGGGGGTCATCCCAGCCGGCCACGTGCCCCTCCTCCACCAGTTGGAGCAGCTTGCGCTTGCTCATTACCGTGTAGTCCAGGTTGAGGCGGGCGAACTCGTACTGGCGGGGGCGGGGGGAGATGCCCAGGTTGTCCAGGAACCAGTCGTAGAGCTCCCGGTTGTTTTCAAATTCCAGGGTGCAGATGGAATGGGTGACCCCTTCGATGGCGTCCGACTGGCCGTGGGCCCAGTCGTAGAGGGGGTAGATGCACCATTCGTTGCCCCGGCGATAGTGGCGCGCGTGGCGGATGCGGTACATGATGGGGTCCCGCATCTTCATGTTGGGGTGGGCCATATCGATCTTGGCCCGCAGCACCCTGGCGCCGTCGGGGAACTCGCCGGCCCGCATGCGGGCGAAGAGGTCCAGGTTCTCTTCCACGGAGCGGTCGCGGTAGGGGCTGGGGCGGCCCGGTTCGTTGACCGTGCCCCGGTACTCCCGGATCTCCTCCTCGCTGAGGTCGTCCACGTAGGCTTTGCCGGCCCGGATGAGCTGTACTGCGAAGTCGTAGAGCTGCTCGAAATAGTCGGAGGCGAAGAAAAGCTTATCTCCCCAGTCAAAGCCCAGCCAGCGAACATCCCGCTGGATGGCCTCCACATACTTCATGTCTTCGGTTTCGGGGTTGGTATCGTCGAAGCGCAGGTGGCAGACGCCGCCGTACTCCTGGGCGATGCCGAAGTTGAGGCAGATGGACTTGGCATGGCCGATGTGGAGGTAACCGTTGGGCTCCGGGGGAAAGCGGGTGACCACCCGGCCGCCGTAGGTTCCCCGGCGCAAGTCTTCTTCCACGATGGCCCGGATAAAATCCAACGGTTCCGCCCGGCTCTGGGTCTGCTCATCAAGCATGGTTTTGTGCCTTTTTTGCTGATTCGATCAATGACTCT
Protein-coding sequences here:
- a CDS encoding glutamine--tRNA ligase/YqeY domain fusion protein; translation: MLDEQTQSRAEPLDFIRAIVEEDLRRGTYGGRVVTRFPPEPNGYLHIGHAKSICLNFGIAQEYGGVCHLRFDDTNPETEDMKYVEAIQRDVRWLGFDWGDKLFFASDYFEQLYDFAVQLIRAGKAYVDDLSEEEIREYRGTVNEPGRPSPYRDRSVEENLDLFARMRAGEFPDGARVLRAKIDMAHPNMKMRDPIMYRIRHARHYRRGNEWCIYPLYDWAHGQSDAIEGVTHSICTLEFENNRELYDWFLDNLGISPRPRQYEFARLNLDYTVMSKRKLLQLVEEGHVAGWDDPRMPTLAGMRRRGVTPEAIRTFCDRIGVARTNSRVDISLLEHCIRDDLNYRAPRVMCVLRPLKVVILNYPEDQVEELEASYWPHDVPKEGSRPVPFCRELYIEQDDFMEDPPKGFYRLAPGREVRLRYAYIIKCVDVVKDPETGQVVELHCTYDPDTRGGSTPDGRRVRGTIHWVSARHALPAEVRLYDRLFTVPNPDDAEEGKTFKDYLNPNSLRVLHGCRIEPSVANDPPDTRYQFERQGYFIADSVDSRPGALVFNRIVELRDTWARVAQTGGEAQQPARPKPEAPAQPADSSAEGDVGARSEARDQARAANPELAARLNRYTQELGLTFEDADILTGDLALAEYFEAALAVHHNPKAIANWIINELLRELKGRSLDQLPVRPEQMGQLVALIDREVISTTAAKEVFAEMLTTGEDPQAIVQRRGLQQITDAEALAPLVQQVIQANPDKVAQYRGGKTGLMGFFVGQVMRQTQGKANPQLVQQLLQEKLAE